A window from Sphingobium sp. EM0848 encodes these proteins:
- a CDS encoding chromosomal replication initiator DnaA, which translates to MRQISLPFDRPGQGTGDAFLVSDANRIAVRHLENWQNWPLAISVLSGPPLSGRSTLGRHFVAMSGGTVIDDAQGQDEQMLFNAWNEAQTARHPLLLIGAASPEKWQVALPDLRSRLAAAPHVAIEEPDEALAHALIERPLASAGANYAADLPDWLLRRIERSYTVIAAVTRLLDEAALSSGRKISVAMAKEALQGAGFLPIVP; encoded by the coding sequence ATGAGACAGATCAGCCTGCCGTTCGACCGGCCGGGCCAGGGGACGGGTGACGCCTTCCTGGTCAGCGACGCCAATCGCATCGCCGTTCGCCATCTGGAAAACTGGCAGAACTGGCCGCTGGCGATCAGCGTGCTCAGCGGGCCGCCTCTGTCCGGGCGTTCGACGCTGGGCCGCCATTTTGTCGCGATGAGCGGCGGGACGGTGATCGACGATGCGCAGGGGCAGGATGAGCAGATGCTGTTCAACGCGTGGAATGAAGCGCAGACGGCGCGGCATCCCCTGTTGCTGATCGGTGCGGCATCGCCCGAAAAATGGCAGGTCGCCTTGCCCGACCTGCGGTCCCGCCTTGCCGCCGCGCCGCATGTCGCGATCGAGGAGCCGGATGAGGCGCTGGCCCATGCGCTGATCGAACGGCCGCTCGCTTCGGCGGGGGCGAATTATGCCGCCGACCTGCCCGACTGGCTTCTGCGCCGGATCGAGCGCAGCTATACGGTGATCGCGGCGGTGACGCGGCTGCTGGACGAAGCTGCCCTGTCATCTGGACGTAAGATTTCTGTCGCTATGGCGAAAGAGGCCCTGCAAGGTGCCGGATTTTTGCCTATAGTCCCCTGA
- a CDS encoding heavy-metal-associated domain-containing protein, with product MSLPIVLRGLSFRPLNLIRAHFRVLARPLQILGAIALGLAAAALFAQMEGERGVPPIASGGDFQVSHVKVDVFAKDAASARQAGWRLAQRRAWQMLWARTHDGAGAPGLSDSQLEGMISGIEIEYEQSGPTRYVATLGIMFDRARTGQLLGVTGSNVVHSPPLLVIPVMWDGGSAVSYERINEWQKAWARFRTGDSAIDYVRVAGSIADPVLLNAGQTGRRGRLWWRVLLDQYGAADVVIPIARLDRQYPGGPVTGTFTARYGPDDSLIGSFSLRASNESAIPQMLDQAAQRIDQLYTQALNDGRLRPDPSLIIEEPVNPDALDIENGSEQPVEELNAPTPAATTGSFAIQFDTPDVGSVTQGEAALRSIPGVRSAATSSLALGGTSVMQVSFDGTIDALKAALQSRGYGVAVSGNTLRIRRQAAAATGAAPAQ from the coding sequence GTGAGCCTGCCTATTGTCCTTCGCGGCCTTTCCTTTCGGCCTCTGAACCTGATTCGCGCGCATTTTCGAGTGCTGGCGCGACCGCTCCAGATTCTGGGCGCGATCGCGCTCGGTCTCGCCGCAGCCGCGCTGTTCGCGCAGATGGAGGGGGAACGCGGCGTGCCCCCCATCGCCAGCGGCGGCGATTTTCAGGTGAGCCACGTCAAGGTCGATGTCTTCGCCAAGGATGCGGCGAGCGCGCGCCAGGCCGGATGGCGGCTGGCGCAGCGCCGGGCGTGGCAGATGCTGTGGGCGCGGACCCATGACGGCGCCGGCGCGCCGGGCCTGTCCGATTCGCAGTTGGAAGGCATGATCTCCGGCATTGAGATCGAATATGAGCAGTCCGGTCCCACGCGCTATGTCGCGACGCTGGGCATCATGTTCGACCGCGCGCGCACCGGGCAACTGCTGGGCGTGACCGGCAGCAATGTCGTGCATTCGCCGCCCTTGCTGGTGATCCCGGTGATGTGGGACGGCGGCTCTGCGGTTTCCTATGAGCGCATCAATGAATGGCAAAAGGCGTGGGCGCGTTTCCGCACCGGCGACAGCGCCATCGACTATGTGCGCGTGGCCGGGTCGATTGCCGATCCAGTCCTGCTGAATGCCGGGCAGACCGGGCGGCGCGGGCGGCTGTGGTGGCGGGTCCTGCTCGACCAATACGGTGCGGCGGACGTGGTGATTCCCATCGCCCGGCTTGACCGCCAATATCCCGGCGGTCCCGTGACCGGCACCTTCACCGCGCGCTATGGCCCGGATGACAGCCTGATCGGCAGCTTCTCGCTCCGTGCCTCCAATGAGAGCGCGATTCCGCAGATGCTGGATCAGGCGGCCCAGCGGATCGATCAGCTCTACACCCAGGCGCTGAACGATGGCCGTCTGCGGCCGGACCCGTCGCTGATCATCGAGGAGCCGGTCAATCCTGACGCGCTGGATATCGAGAATGGGTCGGAGCAGCCGGTCGAAGAGCTGAATGCTCCCACGCCCGCCGCGACCACAGGCAGCTTCGCGATCCAGTTCGACACGCCCGATGTCGGCTCGGTGACGCAGGGCGAAGCCGCGTTGCGCTCAATTCCCGGTGTGCGCTCGGCAGCGACCAGCAGTCTGGCGCTGGGCGGCACCTCTGTCATGCAGGTGAGCTTCGACGGCACGATCGATGCGCTGAAGGCGGCGCTCCAGTCGCGGGGCTATGGCGTGGCGGTGTCGGGCAACACGCTGCGTATCAGGCGGCAGGCCGCTGCCGCGACGGGGGCCGCACCGGCGCAATGA
- the purM gene encoding phosphoribosylformylglycinamidine cyclo-ligase, producing MSDTESYSYAKAGVDIAAGNALVRAIAPLAKATRRPGADAELGGFGGFFDLKAAGYDDPLLVAANDGVGTKLKLAIDHNAHDGVGIDLVAMCANDLIVQGAEPLFFLDYYATGKLESGVAERVIAGIAEGCKQAGCALIGGETAEMPGMYGPGDYDLAGFCVGAVERSKALTGNKVKAGDVLIGLTSSGVHSNGFSLVRRLAADKGWKLDRPAIFDNEVLLIDALMAPTRIYVKSLLPLVRDGKINALAHITGGGLLENIPRVLPEGCHATVDADGWEQPRLMAFLQAQGHIEPEEMARTFNCGVGMVLAVDADVADAVTAELEAAGETVVRVGTIEAGEKGCTVKGSQGTWSAKADWTATHLG from the coding sequence ATGAGCGACACCGAATCCTATAGCTACGCCAAGGCTGGCGTCGACATCGCCGCAGGCAATGCGCTGGTCCGCGCCATCGCCCCGCTTGCCAAGGCCACCCGCCGCCCCGGCGCCGATGCCGAACTGGGCGGCTTTGGCGGCTTCTTCGACCTGAAGGCCGCCGGCTATGACGACCCGCTGCTGGTCGCGGCCAATGACGGCGTCGGCACCAAACTGAAGCTGGCCATCGACCACAACGCCCATGATGGCGTGGGCATCGATCTGGTCGCCATGTGCGCCAACGACCTGATCGTGCAGGGCGCCGAGCCGCTGTTCTTCCTCGACTATTACGCCACCGGCAAGCTGGAGAGCGGCGTTGCCGAACGCGTGATCGCGGGCATTGCGGAAGGCTGCAAGCAGGCCGGCTGCGCCCTGATCGGCGGCGAAACCGCCGAAATGCCGGGCATGTACGGGCCGGGCGACTATGACCTTGCCGGTTTCTGCGTCGGCGCGGTGGAACGCAGCAAGGCGCTGACCGGAAACAAGGTGAAGGCGGGCGACGTGCTGATCGGCCTCACCTCCTCGGGCGTGCATTCGAACGGCTTCTCGCTGGTTCGCCGCCTCGCCGCCGACAAGGGCTGGAAGCTCGACCGTCCGGCGATCTTCGACAATGAAGTGCTGCTGATCGACGCGCTGATGGCGCCGACGCGCATCTATGTGAAGTCGCTGCTGCCGCTGGTGCGCGATGGCAAGATCAACGCGCTCGCCCACATCACCGGCGGCGGCCTGCTGGAAAACATCCCACGCGTCCTGCCCGAAGGCTGCCATGCCACGGTCGATGCGGATGGTTGGGAGCAGCCCCGGCTGATGGCCTTCCTCCAGGCGCAGGGTCATATCGAACCGGAGGAAATGGCCCGCACCTTCAACTGCGGTGTCGGCATGGTGCTAGCGGTGGATGCGGACGTTGCCGATGCCGTGACCGCCGAACTGGAAGCCGCAGGCGAAACGGTGGTCCGCGTAGGGACGATCGAAGCGGGCGAAAAGGGCTGCACGGTCAAGGGAAGCCAGGGCACATGGAGCGCCAAGGCCGACTGGACCGCCACGCATCTGGGCTGA
- a CDS encoding alpha/beta fold hydrolase, with translation MMNRRRMMQGVAALLAGGALAPEAWAAPFASRRIVVSTRGMGRDVVLIAGLASGPGLWNGVIGAIPGYRWHLVHVRGFAGLAADANASGPLVEPVADEIARYIGAAGLVRPAIVGHSMGGTLAMMLGLKGLAGRLMVVDMLPEGAAMVGGTASGMGFLADQLGDYFTGTKAGRSYLAGMLAQMPGAQGSDPDVIANALRDLANVDLGPQLPRLTAPMEVVYAVGADAAQANAITRTFRAAYAGKRDVKLLPIGPSGHMVMDDQPARFNAALGNFLKAI, from the coding sequence ATGATGAACCGACGCAGGATGATGCAGGGGGTGGCGGCGTTGCTGGCAGGCGGCGCTTTGGCTCCGGAAGCCTGGGCGGCGCCCTTTGCCTCCCGCCGCATTGTGGTCAGCACGCGGGGCATGGGGCGCGACGTGGTGCTGATCGCCGGTCTCGCCAGCGGGCCGGGGCTGTGGAATGGCGTGATCGGCGCGATTCCGGGCTATCGCTGGCATCTGGTGCATGTGCGGGGTTTTGCCGGGCTGGCGGCGGACGCCAATGCCAGCGGACCCTTGGTGGAGCCGGTCGCTGATGAGATCGCCCGCTATATCGGCGCGGCGGGGCTGGTTCGACCGGCCATCGTCGGTCATAGCATGGGCGGGACGCTGGCGATGATGCTGGGCCTCAAAGGGCTGGCGGGTCGGTTGATGGTCGTGGACATGTTGCCCGAAGGGGCGGCGATGGTCGGCGGCACGGCGAGCGGTATGGGTTTTCTGGCCGATCAGCTGGGCGATTATTTCACCGGGACCAAGGCGGGACGCAGCTATCTGGCGGGCATGCTGGCGCAGATGCCGGGCGCGCAGGGGAGCGATCCCGATGTTATCGCCAATGCGCTGCGGGACCTCGCCAATGTCGATCTGGGCCCGCAATTGCCGCGCCTGACCGCTCCGATGGAGGTGGTCTATGCCGTGGGCGCAGACGCCGCGCAGGCCAATGCGATCACCCGTACCTTCCGTGCCGCCTATGCGGGCAAGCGGGACGTGAAGCTGCTGCCCATCGGGCCAAGCGGGCATATGGTCATGGACGACCAGCCGGCGCGCTTTAACGCGGCGCTCGGCAATTTTCTGAAAGCCATTTGA
- a CDS encoding ABC transporter ATP-binding protein, with amino-acid sequence MTDTPPPPPAIEITNLTKVYKGGKRALDNINLSIPRGQIYGLLGPNGAGKSTTINILAGLVNKTSGTARIWGFDIDQNPRNAKNSIGIVPQEIVFDPFFTPFETLENQAGYYGVPKERRRSMELLRAVHLEDKANAYARTLSGGMKRRLLVAKAMVHSPPILVLDEPTAGVDVQLRQQLWAYVRELNRRGVTIVLTTHYLEEAEELCDRIGIINHGRVITDKPTRELIAMAQEKVVQVTVDRDIVTPPADPSFEKIELSDERTLTITYMKNRANAGQVLSAVQASGLSIVDVVTRDPDLEDVFLNLTAAA; translated from the coding sequence ATGACCGACACCCCCCCTCCCCCGCCCGCCATAGAGATCACCAACCTCACCAAGGTCTACAAGGGCGGCAAACGCGCGCTCGACAATATCAACCTGTCGATCCCGCGCGGCCAGATTTACGGCCTGCTCGGCCCCAATGGCGCGGGCAAGTCGACGACGATCAACATCCTCGCCGGCCTCGTCAACAAGACCAGCGGCACGGCAAGGATCTGGGGCTTCGACATCGACCAGAATCCCCGCAACGCCAAAAACAGCATCGGCATCGTGCCGCAGGAAATCGTCTTCGATCCCTTCTTCACCCCCTTCGAAACGCTGGAGAATCAGGCCGGCTATTATGGCGTGCCGAAGGAACGCCGCCGCTCGATGGAATTGCTGCGCGCCGTGCATCTGGAGGACAAGGCCAATGCCTATGCCCGGACGCTCTCGGGCGGCATGAAGCGCCGCCTGCTGGTGGCCAAGGCGATGGTCCACAGCCCGCCAATCCTGGTGTTGGATGAACCCACCGCCGGGGTCGACGTGCAGCTTCGCCAGCAGCTATGGGCCTATGTCCGCGAACTCAACCGCCGGGGCGTCACCATCGTGTTGACGACCCACTATCTGGAAGAGGCCGAGGAGTTGTGCGACCGCATCGGCATCATCAACCATGGCAGGGTCATCACCGACAAACCGACCCGCGAACTGATCGCCATGGCGCAGGAAAAGGTGGTTCAGGTGACCGTCGACCGCGACATCGTCACGCCGCCCGCCGACCCCAGCTTCGAGAAGATCGAACTGTCGGACGAACGCACGCTCACCATCACCTATATGAAGAACCGGGCCAATGCCGGACAGGTGCTCTCCGCCGTTCAGGCGAGCGGCCTCTCCATCGTCGATGTCGTGACCCGCGACCCGGATCTGGAGGATGTGTTCCTCAATCTGACGGCGGCGGCGTGA
- the nadB gene encoding L-aspartate oxidase: MSTITHDVVIIGSGAAGLTAAINLAQDRKVVVLAKGALDGGSTNWAQGGIAAVLDAGDSFEAHVDDTMVAGAGLNDRSTVEFVVSEAPAAIERLAALGVPFNPNEEGDGEEFGERWHLTREGGHSHRRIVHVDDATGHAVQVALLKAARANPNITLLEDMVAIDLITGRHGEKYSGEGHVWGVYAFNKKTKHVDAILGRATILCTGGAGRTYLFSTAPRGATGDGIAMAWRAGCRVSNMEMNQFHPTCLYNLEVKNFLITEAVRGEGGHLKLPPGVPGGGERFMPRFDPRAELAPRDIVARAIDHEIKRLGLDYVHLDISHKPPEFVRQHFPTIYARLLDLDIDITKEPIPVVPAQHYTCGGVIIDLDGRTDLPGLYAAGEVTESGLHGANRLASNSLLECFVFGEAAARHIRAHWDELPPPPAIRPWDESRVTNSDEEVIVQHNWKEIRRFMWDYVGIVRTTKRLERAQHRVALLAQEVDEYYGHFRVTPDLIELRNLLEVARLVVRSALHRKESRGLHYTLDYPDMLPEAVDTVLAP; encoded by the coding sequence ATGTCCACCATCACCCATGACGTCGTCATCATCGGCTCTGGCGCAGCGGGGCTGACAGCCGCCATCAACCTCGCGCAGGATCGCAAGGTCGTGGTTCTCGCCAAGGGCGCGCTCGACGGCGGCTCCACCAACTGGGCGCAGGGCGGCATTGCCGCCGTACTCGACGCAGGTGACAGTTTCGAGGCACATGTCGACGACACCATGGTCGCGGGCGCGGGCCTCAACGATCGCAGCACGGTGGAATTCGTCGTATCCGAAGCCCCTGCCGCGATCGAGCGGCTGGCGGCACTGGGCGTCCCCTTCAATCCTAATGAAGAGGGGGACGGCGAGGAATTCGGCGAACGCTGGCACCTGACGCGCGAGGGCGGGCACAGCCATCGCCGCATCGTCCATGTCGACGACGCCACCGGCCATGCGGTGCAGGTCGCGCTGCTGAAGGCGGCGCGGGCCAATCCCAACATCACCCTGCTGGAGGATATGGTCGCCATCGACCTGATCACCGGCCGCCATGGCGAGAAATATTCCGGCGAAGGCCATGTCTGGGGCGTCTACGCCTTCAACAAGAAGACCAAGCATGTCGACGCGATTCTGGGCCGCGCGACGATCCTGTGCACCGGCGGCGCGGGCCGCACCTATCTCTTCTCCACGGCCCCGCGCGGCGCGACCGGCGACGGCATCGCCATGGCCTGGCGCGCGGGCTGCCGCGTCTCCAACATGGAGATGAACCAGTTCCACCCGACCTGCCTCTATAATCTGGAGGTGAAGAACTTCCTCATCACCGAAGCGGTGCGCGGCGAAGGTGGTCATCTGAAGCTTCCCCCTGGCGTCCCCGGCGGCGGCGAGCGCTTCATGCCCCGATTCGACCCCCGCGCCGAACTGGCGCCGCGCGATATCGTCGCCCGCGCCATCGACCATGAGATCAAGCGCCTCGGCCTCGATTATGTCCATCTGGACATCAGTCACAAGCCGCCGGAATTCGTGCGCCAGCATTTCCCGACCATCTATGCGCGCCTGCTCGACCTCGACATCGACATCACCAAGGAACCGATTCCGGTGGTCCCGGCGCAGCACTACACCTGCGGCGGCGTCATCATCGATCTTGACGGCCGCACCGACCTGCCCGGCCTTTATGCGGCGGGCGAAGTCACCGAAAGCGGCCTGCACGGCGCCAATCGCCTGGCCTCCAACTCGCTGCTTGAATGCTTCGTCTTCGGCGAGGCGGCGGCCAGACATATCCGCGCCCATTGGGACGAACTGCCCCCGCCCCCGGCCATCCGCCCCTGGGACGAAAGCCGCGTCACCAACAGCGACGAGGAAGTCATCGTCCAGCATAACTGGAAGGAAATCCGCCGCTTCATGTGGGACTATGTCGGCATCGTCCGCACCACCAAGCGGCTGGAGCGCGCCCAGCACCGCGTCGCCCTGCTGGCGCAGGAGGTGGACGAATATTACGGCCATTTCCGCGTGACCCCGGACCTCATCGAACTGCGCAACCTGCTGGAGGTCGCGCGCCTCGTGGTCCGCTCTGCACTGCATCGGAAGGAAAGCCGGGGGCTGCACTATACGCTCGACTATCCCGACATGCTGCCGGAAGCCGTCGACACGGTGCTGGCGCCTTAA
- a CDS encoding RNA degradosome polyphosphate kinase, with the protein MAEADPSSSLTLPGDRYFNRELSWLAFNQRVLEEAMNRAHPLLERLRFLSISGANLDEFFSVRVAGLKGQQLQDVDLRSADGLTPVQQLAAITEETARLMGAQQKVWGALHGELAKVGIEVIGPSSALDAPDENWLREHFLNQIFPILTPQALDPAHPFPFIPNQGLSIVFDLERLSDKASIRELVMIPSSLARFVRMPGEIARYMALEAVIRRFSADLFPGYRVRNSGVFRIIRDSDIEIEEEAEDLVRYFRSAIKRRRRGRVIRMEIEERIPEPVEEMLQDMLQGHEAIIAEVEGFVGIGDLSGIVEEDRPDLKFEPYAPRFPERIREYGGDCFAAIRAKDIVVHHPYEAFDVVVSFLKQAASDPDVVAIKQTLYRAGKQSAIIRALIDAAEAGKSVTAVVELKARFDEEQNLMWADALERAGVQVVYGFIDWKTHAKVSMVVRREGEAFRTYCHFGTGNYHPITARIYTDLSFFTADPSYGRDAAALFNYITGYVEPQRLEKLVMSPRDLRNRLCELIDMEIEHVRAGRPGTIWAKMNSLVDPAIMEKLYAASNAGVQIDLIVRGICCLRPGVPGMSENIRVKSVVGRFLEHSRITVFGNGKTLPNNGAKVYISSADWMPRNFDRRVEFLAPVENPTVHDQILDQVMVANLIDTEQSWVLDSEGQYHRVEATDRPFNLHRYFMTNPSLSGRGAALDSEAIPTLRLRGRA; encoded by the coding sequence GTGGCCGAAGCTGACCCCTCTTCCAGCCTGACCCTGCCTGGCGACCGCTATTTCAACCGGGAGCTGTCCTGGCTGGCGTTCAATCAACGCGTATTGGAAGAGGCGATGAACCGCGCCCATCCGTTGCTGGAACGGCTGCGCTTCCTGTCGATTTCGGGCGCGAATCTCGACGAATTTTTCTCCGTACGCGTGGCGGGCCTGAAAGGGCAGCAGTTGCAGGATGTCGACCTGCGCTCGGCCGACGGGCTGACCCCGGTGCAGCAGCTGGCCGCCATTACCGAGGAAACGGCGCGGCTGATGGGCGCGCAGCAAAAGGTATGGGGGGCGCTGCACGGCGAACTGGCGAAGGTCGGGATCGAGGTGATCGGCCCGTCGAGCGCGCTGGATGCCCCTGACGAAAACTGGCTGCGCGAGCATTTCCTCAATCAGATCTTCCCGATCCTGACGCCCCAGGCGCTGGACCCTGCGCATCCCTTCCCCTTCATTCCCAATCAGGGGCTGTCGATCGTCTTCGATCTGGAGCGGCTGTCGGACAAGGCGTCGATTCGCGAGCTGGTGATGATCCCGTCCTCGCTGGCCCGTTTCGTGCGGATGCCGGGGGAAATCGCACGCTATATGGCGCTGGAGGCAGTGATCCGGCGCTTTTCCGCCGATCTCTTCCCCGGATACCGGGTGCGCAACAGCGGCGTGTTCCGCATCATCCGCGACAGCGATATCGAAATCGAAGAAGAGGCGGAGGATCTGGTCCGCTATTTCCGCAGCGCCATCAAGCGTCGCCGCCGCGGCCGCGTGATTCGCATGGAGATAGAGGAGCGCATTCCCGAGCCGGTCGAGGAGATGTTGCAGGACATGCTCCAGGGCCATGAGGCGATCATTGCCGAGGTCGAGGGTTTTGTCGGCATCGGCGACCTCAGCGGGATCGTGGAGGAGGATCGGCCCGACCTGAAGTTCGAGCCTTACGCCCCCCGCTTCCCCGAGCGCATCCGCGAATATGGGGGGGATTGTTTTGCCGCGATCCGGGCGAAGGACATTGTCGTCCACCATCCCTATGAAGCCTTCGACGTGGTGGTGTCCTTCCTGAAACAGGCGGCGTCCGACCCCGATGTGGTGGCGATCAAGCAGACGCTCTATCGCGCGGGCAAGCAGTCCGCGATCATCCGCGCGCTGATCGACGCGGCGGAGGCGGGCAAGTCCGTGACCGCCGTGGTCGAACTCAAGGCCCGCTTCGACGAGGAGCAGAACCTGATGTGGGCCGATGCGCTGGAACGCGCGGGCGTGCAGGTGGTCTATGGCTTCATCGACTGGAAGACCCATGCCAAGGTGTCGATGGTCGTCCGGCGGGAAGGGGAGGCGTTCCGCACCTACTGCCATTTCGGCACGGGCAATTATCACCCCATCACCGCGCGCATCTATACCGATCTGAGCTTCTTTACCGCCGACCCCTCCTATGGCCGGGATGCGGCGGCACTGTTCAACTACATCACCGGCTATGTCGAGCCGCAGCGGTTGGAGAAGCTGGTCATGAGCCCGCGCGACCTGCGCAACAGGCTGTGCGAGTTGATCGACATGGAGATCGAGCATGTCCGCGCTGGGCGGCCGGGCACGATCTGGGCGAAGATGAACTCGCTGGTCGATCCGGCGATCATGGAAAAGCTCTATGCCGCCAGCAATGCCGGGGTGCAGATCGACCTGATCGTGCGCGGCATCTGCTGCCTGCGGCCGGGCGTTCCCGGCATGTCGGAAAATATCCGGGTGAAATCGGTCGTCGGCCGTTTCCTGGAGCACAGCCGCATCACCGTGTTCGGCAATGGCAAGACGCTGCCCAATAACGGCGCGAAGGTCTATATCAGCTCGGCGGACTGGATGCCGCGCAATTTCGATCGGCGCGTGGAGTTTCTGGCGCCGGTCGAGAATCCGACCGTCCACGATCAGATATTGGATCAGGTCATGGTCGCCAATCTCATCGACACCGAACAGAGCTGGGTATTGGACAGCGAGGGCCAATATCATCGCGTGGAGGCGACCGACCGGCCGTTCAACCTGCACCGCTATTTCATGACCAACCCCTCGTTGTCGGGCCGGGGCGCGGCGTTGGATAGCGAAGCGATTCCAACCCTGCGTTTGCGCGGACGGGCCTGA
- the purN gene encoding phosphoribosylglycinamide formyltransferase, translating to MQKAKVGVLISGRGSNMAALLYAAKHPSCPYEIVLVAANDPEASGLALAAAEGIATFAQSHKGMKRAEFDRIIDAELRKAGAEYVALAGYMRLLSPEFVAGWESRMLNIHPSLLPKYKGLDTHQRAIDAGDSHAGCSVHIVTAELDDGPVLGQTEVAILPGDTADSLAARILMAEHQLYSRTLADFVTRERQPEWLLNKVRERAFALPQVDEVTSHGMPCFGIEKGKKFAYFTQDHHGDGIIAILVKTTAPEEQAMLIESDPVRYYRPAYFGDGWVGIRVDLGDTDWDHIGDRLSKSWRTVAPRKLSTLMDAADEF from the coding sequence ATGCAAAAAGCCAAGGTCGGGGTTCTGATTTCCGGGCGCGGCTCGAACATGGCGGCGTTGCTTTACGCCGCCAAGCACCCGTCCTGCCCCTATGAAATCGTGCTGGTCGCCGCCAACGACCCGGAAGCCTCCGGGCTGGCGCTGGCCGCCGCCGAGGGCATAGCGACCTTCGCGCAAAGCCATAAAGGCATGAAGCGCGCCGAGTTCGACCGGATCATCGATGCTGAGTTGCGCAAGGCAGGCGCCGAATATGTCGCGCTGGCCGGTTATATGCGCCTGCTCTCACCGGAGTTCGTCGCGGGGTGGGAAAGCCGGATGCTCAACATCCACCCCAGCCTGCTGCCCAAATATAAGGGCCTCGACACCCATCAGCGGGCCATCGACGCGGGCGATTCCCATGCGGGCTGCTCGGTCCACATCGTCACCGCCGAACTGGATGACGGCCCCGTCCTCGGCCAGACCGAAGTCGCGATCCTGCCCGGCGACACCGCCGACAGCCTCGCCGCGCGCATCCTGATGGCGGAACATCAACTCTATTCCCGCACCCTCGCGGATTTCGTCACCCGCGAACGCCAGCCCGAATGGCTGCTGAACAAGGTCCGCGAACGCGCCTTCGCCCTGCCGCAGGTCGATGAGGTGACATCGCACGGCATGCCCTGCTTCGGCATCGAGAAGGGCAAGAAATTCGCCTATTTCACGCAGGATCATCATGGCGACGGCATCATCGCCATCCTCGTCAAGACGACCGCCCCCGAAGAACAGGCGATGCTGATCGAAAGCGATCCGGTCCGCTATTACCGCCCCGCCTATTTCGGGGACGGATGGGTCGGCATCCGCGTCGACCTGGGCGATACGGATTGGGATCATATCGGCGACCGCCTGAGCAAAAGCTGGCGCACGGTCGCACCGCGCAAGCTCAGCACCTTGATGGACGCCGCCGATGAATTTTGA
- a CDS encoding endonuclease domain-containing protein — protein sequence MREEPGTPPPAGGRGPGGGQARQFKSRNTSRAKSLRNESSPPERLLWQHLRNRQLNGHKFSRQMPIGPYFADFLCREAKLIVELDGTSHDNRAEYDAQRDAYCRQRGFTVLRFQNADVIGNPEGVLSRIAATLAHLPTPNPSRLREGSE from the coding sequence GTGAGGGAAGAGCCTGGCACTCCCCCTCCCGCAGGCGGGAGGGGGCCGGGGGGTGGGCAGGCGCGACAGTTCAAAAGCAGAAACACCTCTCGCGCAAAGTCCCTAAGAAACGAATCTTCCCCGCCAGAACGCCTCCTCTGGCAGCATCTCCGCAATCGCCAGCTCAACGGCCATAAATTCAGCCGCCAAATGCCGATCGGCCCCTATTTCGCCGATTTCCTCTGCCGCGAAGCCAAGCTGATCGTCGAACTCGACGGCACGAGCCACGACAACAGAGCTGAATATGATGCCCAGCGGGACGCTTATTGCCGCCAACGGGGCTTTACCGTCTTGCGCTTTCAGAATGCCGACGTGATAGGGAATCCCGAAGGCGTGTTGTCGCGCATTGCGGCCACGCTGGCGCATTTGCCCACCCCCAACCCCTCCCGCCTGCGGGAGGGGAGCGAGTAA